The following coding sequences lie in one Leucobacter allii genomic window:
- a CDS encoding SRPBCC family protein has protein sequence MPITDVVTDPEALTLTVVADFTVPVQRLWDAYTDPRQIERFWGPPEYPATFQRHDAYPGGRSAYWMTGPEGDRSHGYWEWVSVDAPHAFEVRDGFAREDGSPNTELPHMRMVFDFAETALGSRLTTTTHFATLEELEQLQGMGMVEGMRAAMEQIDGVLAELRDFAADRATQVQLIGESQARVSRVIRGSAEQVWRAHTDPELLRRWQLGPAGWSMPVCVYGAEPGQELRIEWQNDETGERFGFAGVVVEAEAPHRLVSTERMISPQDPEGAESPETLNELTLTPVADGTLLAYLITYPDAATRENVLATGMADGMESSYARLEREVLIG, from the coding sequence ATGCCCATCACCGACGTGGTCACCGATCCCGAAGCGCTCACCCTCACGGTGGTCGCCGACTTCACCGTCCCCGTGCAGCGGCTCTGGGACGCCTACACGGACCCGAGGCAGATCGAGCGCTTCTGGGGACCGCCGGAGTATCCCGCGACCTTCCAGCGGCACGACGCGTACCCCGGCGGGCGCAGCGCCTACTGGATGACCGGGCCGGAGGGCGACCGCAGCCACGGCTACTGGGAGTGGGTCTCGGTCGATGCCCCGCACGCCTTCGAGGTGCGCGACGGCTTCGCGCGGGAGGACGGCAGCCCGAACACGGAACTGCCGCACATGCGCATGGTGTTCGACTTCGCGGAGACCGCGCTCGGCTCCCGCCTCACCACCACGACGCACTTCGCCACGCTCGAGGAGCTCGAGCAGCTGCAGGGGATGGGCATGGTCGAGGGCATGCGCGCCGCCATGGAGCAGATCGACGGCGTGCTCGCCGAACTGCGCGACTTCGCCGCGGACCGGGCGACCCAGGTGCAGCTCATCGGGGAGTCCCAGGCACGCGTCTCCCGGGTCATCCGCGGCTCCGCCGAGCAGGTGTGGCGGGCGCACACCGATCCGGAGCTGCTCAGGCGCTGGCAGCTCGGCCCCGCCGGTTGGAGCATGCCCGTGTGCGTCTACGGCGCCGAGCCCGGTCAGGAGCTCCGCATCGAGTGGCAGAACGACGAGACCGGGGAGCGCTTCGGCTTCGCCGGCGTGGTCGTCGAAGCCGAAGCGCCCCATCGGCTCGTCTCCACGGAGCGCATGATCTCCCCGCAGGATCCCGAGGGGGCCGAGAGTCCCGAGACCCTCAACGAGCTCACGCTCACCCCGGTCGCGGACGGCACGCTGCTCGCGTATCTCATCACCTATCCGGATGCGGCGACCCGGGAGAACGTGCTCGCGACCGGCATGGCGGACGGGATGGAGTCGAGCTACGCGCGGCTCGAGCGCGAGGTGCTGATCGGCTGA
- a CDS encoding ArsR/SmtB family transcription factor, with amino-acid sequence MARTVTDAAIGATLSDAQVDRIFRALADATRRDIVRRTLTAEASISELAADYDMTFAAVQKHIAVLEAADLVARTPRGRERIIRGNPDTIARARDLLGHFEQLWRARIDRLDALLAEHP; translated from the coding sequence ATGGCACGGACGGTGACGGATGCGGCGATCGGCGCGACGCTGAGCGACGCGCAGGTCGACCGGATCTTCCGCGCGCTGGCCGACGCCACCCGGCGCGACATCGTGCGCCGTACACTCACCGCCGAGGCGTCCATCTCGGAGCTCGCGGCCGACTACGACATGACCTTCGCGGCCGTGCAGAAGCACATCGCCGTGCTGGAGGCCGCCGATCTCGTGGCGCGGACCCCGCGCGGAAGGGAGCGCATCATCCGAGGCAACCCCGACACCATCGCCCGCGCCCGGGATCTGCTCGGGCACTTCGAACAGCTCTGGCGCGCGCGCATCGATCGCCTCGACGCGCTCCTCGCCGAGCATCCCTGA
- a CDS encoding VTT domain-containing protein, with protein sequence MNLTTTALHAIATVPALFGIDWLDPETLLEAGGWIALVLACAFVFLETGVLVLAFLPGDSLLFTVGLFSATGIIDIPIWLTCTLLFCFAFAGDQLGFMIGRKLGPAIFSREKSRLFNPENVERTHAFFEKHGPKAIIIARFLPIFRAFVPAAAGVGKMHYRHFVIYNAVGALLWGVGVTLLGYFLGRIPFVREYSEIFIIVLVLLPGIPILLEAWRAFRAWRAKRRAGGAADPEPSAAE encoded by the coding sequence GTGAACCTGACGACCACCGCCCTCCACGCGATCGCGACCGTCCCGGCCCTCTTCGGCATCGACTGGCTCGATCCCGAGACGCTGCTCGAGGCGGGCGGCTGGATCGCGCTCGTGCTCGCATGCGCCTTCGTCTTCCTCGAGACCGGGGTGCTCGTCCTCGCGTTCCTCCCCGGCGACTCGCTCCTCTTCACCGTCGGGCTCTTCAGCGCGACCGGCATCATCGACATCCCGATCTGGCTCACCTGCACGCTGCTGTTCTGCTTCGCCTTCGCGGGGGATCAACTCGGCTTCATGATCGGCCGCAAGCTCGGCCCCGCCATCTTCAGCAGAGAGAAGAGCCGGCTCTTCAATCCCGAGAACGTGGAGCGGACCCATGCCTTCTTCGAGAAGCACGGCCCGAAGGCGATCATCATCGCCCGCTTCCTGCCGATCTTCCGCGCCTTCGTGCCCGCCGCCGCGGGCGTGGGGAAGATGCACTACCGCCACTTCGTGATCTACAACGCGGTCGGCGCGCTGCTGTGGGGCGTCGGCGTGACGCTCCTCGGCTACTTCCTCGGTCGCATTCCCTTCGTGCGCGAGTACAGCGAGATCTTCATCATCGTGCTCGTGCTGCTCCCGGGCATCCCGATCCTCCTCGAGGCATGGCGCGCGTTCCGCGCGTGGCGGGCGAAGCGGCGCGCGGGCGGCGCCGCGGATCCCGAGCCCTCCGCCGCCGAGTAG